One Bdellovibrio bacteriovorus str. Tiberius DNA segment encodes these proteins:
- a CDS encoding HD domain-containing phosphohydrolase, with product MTDTRTLTLFRQKLELLILSEDEAILNRAKEVISRHYLTFKQMRYSELDAASRSELMRAQMVLMVQEQNEDLSAFAARVDQVLNLFPRSRIVTVMAASLSRENLEGTQNPRVTPLSQSEFNRTLKFEYICLYRCRAQYFEIQIGDLFPMTTMTFPVFVRMPLNQRYLAVVYSNSVLSDERFQRVGKADNTFIQNRDSEKYLDYITNYYDTSGHGLKKRARALFLSLCHGALYLNEILLFDFKSPGPGTFRSRYEALLKTASDLLQLLGTEEDLWDLFREVLEGEFYEIWRAPWIAVYGAIISRKSGQGDPLTVLIAGLLTDVGLFDIDDRISREFLTSEGRTVLEEQQREFNNHPILSMNRCLIKGLPLTEEVKAVMVCTHERFDEKGFPNQVPADKIPVEALILQFAEKIDQGVLTTMKKNGVGFRFLKEKIWEAENNSGVAFPPAFLAAIADSLL from the coding sequence ATGACTGACACCCGGACGCTGACCTTATTCAGACAAAAATTGGAACTTCTGATCCTGTCCGAGGATGAGGCGATTTTAAACCGCGCCAAGGAAGTGATTTCCCGTCACTATCTGACCTTCAAACAAATGCGTTATTCTGAACTGGATGCGGCTTCGCGCTCGGAACTGATGCGCGCACAAATGGTTTTGATGGTGCAGGAGCAGAATGAGGATCTGTCCGCATTTGCGGCGCGAGTGGATCAGGTTTTGAATCTGTTCCCGCGATCCCGGATTGTGACCGTCATGGCGGCTTCCCTGTCGCGCGAGAATCTGGAAGGAACCCAGAATCCGCGCGTGACCCCACTTTCGCAAAGTGAATTCAACCGCACCCTGAAGTTTGAGTATATCTGTCTGTATCGTTGCCGGGCCCAGTATTTTGAAATTCAAATCGGTGACTTGTTCCCGATGACCACCATGACATTCCCGGTGTTTGTACGCATGCCGCTGAATCAGCGTTATCTGGCGGTCGTTTACAGCAATTCAGTTCTCAGTGATGAACGCTTCCAGCGGGTCGGGAAAGCCGACAACACCTTTATTCAAAATCGCGACAGTGAAAAGTATCTGGATTACATCACGAATTACTATGACACCTCCGGGCATGGTTTGAAAAAGCGCGCACGTGCGCTGTTTCTGTCCCTGTGCCATGGGGCTTTGTATTTGAATGAAATTCTTCTTTTTGATTTCAAATCACCAGGGCCTGGGACATTCCGTTCCCGTTATGAAGCTCTTCTTAAAACGGCTTCGGATCTTTTGCAGCTGCTGGGAACTGAAGAGGACCTGTGGGATCTTTTCCGGGAAGTGCTGGAAGGAGAGTTCTACGAGATTTGGCGCGCGCCGTGGATTGCGGTGTACGGGGCTATCATCTCGAGGAAAAGCGGACAGGGGGATCCCCTGACGGTGCTGATAGCCGGCCTGCTGACGGATGTGGGGCTGTTTGATATCGACGACAGGATCAGCCGCGAGTTTTTAACTTCCGAAGGCAGAACTGTTTTGGAAGAGCAGCAGCGTGAATTTAACAATCATCCGATTCTGTCCATGAATCGCTGCCTTATCAAAGGCTTGCCGTTGACTGAAGAAGTCAAGGCCGTGATGGTTTGCACCCACGAGCGTTTTGACGAAAAGGGATTTCCGAATCAGGTTCCAGCAGACAAGATTCCGGTGGAAGCCCTTATCCTTCAGTTTGCAGAAAAGATCGATCAGGGTGTTTTGACGACAATGAAAAAGAACGGCGTGGGCTTTCGCTTCTTGAAAGAGAAAATCTGGGAAGCCGAGAATAACTCCGGCGTGGCATTCCCGCCAGCGTTCCTGGCAGCCATTGCCGATTCTTTGCTTTAA
- a CDS encoding efflux RND transporter permease subunit: protein MSPALLSVRQPVLIMSLVILMLTLGGISLKNLPIDLYPDVTLPTVVVVTSYAGAGPQEVETEITKVLEDQVSTISGVQKVSSQNMEGVSILSIEFSLKTNLNFAEQEVRAKVQNSMRELPDDVDEPVIRKVGPSDAPIMYISLQADMEDGKLYDLAKEIISPQFEQVYQVGQVEILGGRKREIHVSLNRDRLNGTDISASTVAEALRSGGRNIPAGKIDVGETQFSFRTLGQYQSVHEIGSTVLRLADVYHPITIGTVARIEDTLQDESSRSRLNGKKAINFSIYRQSGANSVKVADDIAKKVTKINEDFKAQGVEAQMKIVQDTSNKIRANVYDVYESIIFGVILTILVVYFFLGSMKSTLITGFALPNSLLGACIMMGIFGFSINIMSLLAMSLVVGLLVDDAIVVRENIFRKLEIGMSPKKAAVVGTNEVTLAVVATTLTILAVFGPIGNLQGIVGQFFKQFGLTICFAMIVSLFDGLFVAPTLSAYVAGEHSHKPPTSRFGIWNQKALKAFDRFQTRMEQGYVKTLGWALAHPAKTILASVGIFVFSLFIATRVPFTFLPAQDNGEFYVQFELSPGASLDGTDVIAKEIESRTRKFPEIEDILTFVGTGNGEPHKGSLYIRLVPSKKRSMNTTQTKAALREAYKGLEKYNIIVTDNPGQQNSRQFNLNIVGQNMNDLIQYSEKVLAKLKAEPGLSQPDTSYRAGKPEFQVQLKRENAQASGVSLIGVGMELRTLIEGQTPAIYRENGVNYDVRVRLQPDQRDLREQYPSLKVPNLSQRLVPLANVAHLKEAQGPSVILRENRNRYIQLSADITPGGKGLGGVITEINSLSKTELKPPPGVTFSFVGEAERFAELMTNILVSLGLGVMFIYLVLASLYGSFITPVTIMSVIPLAACGAFLSLFITRSSFDLFSMIGCVMLMGLATKNSILLIDSAAEQQKHGISPKEALLKAGETRLRPIIMTSLALIAGMVPVAIGLNEASKSRTSLGIVVIGGTISSTLLTLYVIPAVHLYVDRFQNWFMAKYRKVFGHDETVI from the coding sequence ATGTCACCAGCTTTATTATCAGTACGCCAACCCGTTCTTATCATGTCTCTTGTCATCCTTATGCTGACTCTTGGAGGCATCTCTTTAAAAAACCTTCCCATCGATTTGTATCCGGATGTCACGCTTCCCACTGTCGTGGTTGTGACTTCGTATGCGGGTGCCGGTCCTCAGGAAGTTGAAACCGAAATCACCAAGGTATTGGAAGATCAGGTTTCAACCATTTCCGGAGTGCAGAAGGTCTCTTCGCAGAATATGGAAGGGGTCAGTATTCTTAGTATCGAGTTCTCTTTGAAAACCAATCTGAACTTCGCCGAGCAGGAAGTCCGCGCCAAAGTGCAAAACTCCATGCGTGAACTTCCCGATGACGTCGATGAACCCGTGATCCGTAAGGTGGGTCCGTCGGATGCGCCGATCATGTATATCTCACTCCAAGCCGACATGGAGGACGGAAAGCTTTACGATCTGGCCAAAGAGATCATTTCCCCGCAGTTTGAGCAGGTCTATCAGGTCGGCCAGGTGGAAATCCTGGGGGGCCGCAAGCGTGAAATTCACGTCAGTTTGAATCGGGACCGTTTGAACGGCACGGATATCTCAGCCAGCACAGTGGCCGAAGCTCTGCGCAGCGGGGGGCGCAATATCCCTGCCGGTAAAATTGATGTCGGAGAAACTCAGTTTTCTTTCCGCACCCTGGGACAGTATCAGTCCGTGCATGAAATCGGGTCCACCGTGCTTCGTCTGGCGGATGTCTATCATCCGATCACCATCGGCACGGTGGCCAGGATCGAAGACACTTTGCAGGACGAAAGCTCGCGCAGCCGTTTGAATGGCAAGAAAGCCATCAACTTCAGCATCTATCGCCAGTCCGGAGCCAATTCGGTCAAAGTTGCTGACGATATCGCCAAGAAGGTAACCAAGATCAACGAGGACTTCAAAGCCCAAGGGGTGGAAGCCCAGATGAAGATCGTTCAGGACACCAGTAACAAGATTCGCGCGAACGTTTATGACGTTTATGAATCCATTATATTCGGGGTGATCCTGACGATTCTGGTGGTTTATTTCTTCCTGGGCAGCATGAAATCCACTCTGATTACGGGCTTTGCACTTCCCAACTCGCTGCTGGGGGCGTGTATTATGATGGGGATCTTCGGGTTCTCTATCAACATCATGAGCCTGCTGGCGATGAGTTTGGTCGTGGGTCTTTTGGTGGATGACGCCATCGTCGTTCGTGAAAACATCTTCCGTAAGCTTGAAATCGGCATGTCGCCGAAGAAAGCCGCCGTGGTTGGTACCAATGAAGTGACTCTGGCCGTTGTTGCGACCACTTTGACGATTCTTGCGGTGTTTGGCCCGATCGGAAATCTGCAGGGGATTGTGGGGCAGTTCTTCAAACAGTTTGGTTTGACGATCTGTTTTGCCATGATCGTCAGTTTGTTCGACGGTCTGTTTGTGGCGCCGACTTTGTCAGCATACGTGGCGGGGGAGCATTCTCACAAACCTCCAACATCCAGGTTCGGCATCTGGAATCAAAAAGCTCTGAAGGCCTTTGATCGCTTCCAGACGCGCATGGAGCAGGGGTATGTGAAAACTCTGGGCTGGGCTCTGGCGCATCCGGCGAAAACCATCCTGGCCTCTGTCGGGATCTTTGTGTTTTCGCTCTTTATTGCCACACGCGTGCCATTCACATTCCTGCCCGCGCAGGACAATGGTGAATTCTACGTGCAGTTTGAGCTTTCTCCGGGGGCCAGTCTTGATGGCACGGATGTCATTGCCAAAGAAATCGAAAGCCGCACCCGCAAGTTCCCAGAGATCGAGGACATTTTGACCTTCGTGGGTACCGGCAACGGGGAGCCTCACAAGGGAAGTCTTTATATCCGTCTTGTGCCGTCTAAAAAACGCAGCATGAATACCACGCAGACCAAAGCGGCTTTGCGTGAAGCGTATAAGGGCCTGGAGAAATACAACATCATCGTGACGGATAACCCCGGTCAGCAGAACAGCCGTCAGTTCAACTTGAATATCGTGGGTCAGAATATGAACGATCTGATTCAGTATTCTGAAAAGGTGCTGGCGAAGCTGAAGGCCGAGCCGGGTCTTTCCCAGCCGGATACAAGCTATCGCGCCGGTAAGCCCGAGTTCCAGGTGCAGCTGAAGCGTGAAAACGCCCAAGCTTCGGGGGTTTCCCTGATCGGTGTTGGTATGGAGCTTCGTACTTTGATCGAAGGCCAGACGCCGGCCATCTACCGTGAAAATGGTGTGAATTATGATGTGCGTGTGCGCCTGCAGCCGGATCAGCGTGACTTGCGTGAACAGTATCCAAGTCTGAAGGTTCCAAATCTCAGTCAGCGGCTGGTGCCTTTGGCGAACGTCGCCCACTTGAAAGAAGCGCAGGGGCCGTCGGTGATCTTGCGTGAAAACCGCAACCGTTACATCCAGCTTTCTGCAGATATCACTCCAGGCGGGAAAGGCCTTGGGGGTGTGATCACTGAAATCAACAGTCTGTCGAAGACAGAACTGAAGCCCCCTCCGGGTGTGACTTTCAGCTTCGTGGGTGAAGCCGAACGCTTTGCCGAGCTGATGACGAACATCCTGGTTTCCTTGGGCTTGGGTGTGATGTTTATTTATCTGGTGCTGGCTAGTTTGTATGGTTCTTTCATCACCCCGGTGACAATCATGTCTGTGATTCCGCTGGCTGCCTGCGGAGCTTTCCTGTCGTTATTCATCACCCGTTCCAGCTTTGATTTGTTCTCGATGATTGGGTGTGTGATGCTGATGGGTCTTGCGACGAAGAACTCTATCTTGTTGATCGACTCTGCAGCTGAACAGCAAAAGCATGGTATTTCTCCGAAAGAAGCTTTGCTGAAAGCGGGCGAAACCCGTCTTCGTCCGATCATTATGACGAGTCTTGCGCTGATTGCCGGAATGGTGCCTGTGGCGATTGGTTTGAATGAAGCTTCGAAATCCCGTACAAGTCTTGGGATTGTCGTTATCGGTGGTACTATCAGTTCCACCTTGCTGACACTATATGTGATTCCGGCCGTTCACTTATATGTGGACCGATTCCAGAACTGGTTCATGGCGAAATACCGCAAAGTCTTCGGACACGACGAAACAGTGATCTAG
- a CDS encoding RidA family protein — MKKVIHTDNAPKAVGPYSQAIQIGDMLFCSGQISIDPKTNEVFTGDIKTQTEMVLKNIEAVLAASNMEYSNIVKTTIFLTSMSDFATVNEIYAKAFTDAPPARSTVAVAGLPKGVNVEIEVIAHR; from the coding sequence ATGAAAAAAGTTATTCACACAGACAACGCACCTAAAGCTGTTGGTCCTTATTCTCAGGCGATTCAGATCGGCGACATGTTGTTCTGCTCCGGTCAGATTTCCATCGATCCAAAAACCAACGAAGTTTTCACTGGCGACATCAAAACCCAGACGGAAATGGTTTTGAAAAACATCGAAGCGGTTCTGGCAGCCTCCAACATGGAATACAGCAACATCGTGAAAACCACGATCTTCCTGACCAGCATGTCGGACTTTGCAACTGTGAACGAGATCTACGCAAAAGCATTCACGGACGCTCCTCCGGCGCGTTCCACTGTTGCGGTTGCAGGTTTGCCTAAAGGCGTGAACGTGGAGATCGAAGTCATTGCGCATCGCTAA
- a CDS encoding helix-turn-helix domain-containing protein, with the protein MKEFKSQKIKAVLKVLLKKKGLTYDALAEQMECSVPTIKRILGPEELTLNRLLHLCDILDTNLAEIETLTAEEETGSPSFTEEQDAFLAKNKNYFAYLMKLFDGMTPKQIADEYQLTARSTDKYLIGLEKHDLIRVTGKQKVKPAFKTIPNLGNAALARAHSESFIKGVAYFFIDLVREGLYSQKKKEERNQASFSTQVVKISKASYQAWVEEQNKSLRSFEKLATYEEKTKAPEELMSAVIVSAHTILKHDYEGLKKFSSTFGEITNF; encoded by the coding sequence GTGAAAGAGTTTAAGTCCCAGAAAATAAAAGCAGTTCTTAAAGTTCTTCTGAAAAAGAAAGGACTGACTTATGACGCCCTTGCAGAACAGATGGAATGCTCTGTTCCGACGATCAAAAGAATTCTGGGGCCCGAAGAACTGACTCTAAATCGCCTTTTGCATCTGTGTGATATTTTAGACACCAACCTTGCTGAAATTGAAACCCTGACGGCCGAGGAAGAAACCGGAAGTCCTTCATTCACCGAAGAACAGGATGCCTTCCTGGCAAAGAACAAGAACTACTTTGCTTATCTGATGAAGCTTTTTGATGGAATGACTCCAAAACAGATTGCTGACGAGTATCAACTGACCGCAAGAAGCACGGACAAATATCTGATCGGCCTGGAAAAGCATGACCTGATCCGTGTCACCGGAAAACAAAAGGTTAAACCCGCCTTCAAGACCATTCCAAACCTCGGAAATGCGGCCTTGGCGCGGGCTCATTCTGAATCCTTCATCAAAGGCGTGGCGTATTTCTTTATCGATCTGGTTCGCGAAGGGCTTTATTCCCAAAAGAAAAAAGAAGAGCGCAATCAGGCGAGTTTTTCCACTCAGGTGGTCAAAATCTCTAAAGCCAGCTATCAGGCGTGGGTTGAAGAACAGAACAAGTCCCTGCGCAGTTTTGAAAAGCTCGCGACCTACGAAGAAAAAACCAAAGCCCCTGAGGAACTTATGTCGGCCGTGATTGTTTCAGCCCACACCATTCTGAAGCACGACTATGAGGGATTGAAAAAGTTCAGTTCCACTTTTGGCGAAATCACCAACTTTTAA
- a CDS encoding DMT family transporter: MAYVYLAAAIIFEVFGTITMKYSEGFTKVLPSVLTVACHGICFISLTVALKYLPVSNVYAIWAGVGTALMAFLGLVIFNEPLPLQKVVATTLIIAGVVILNLGEGKKAEEQVAKVETTHIEPIPSAVVVPVPAAPVVSAAPRNAG, from the coding sequence ATGGCATACGTGTATCTTGCAGCAGCAATTATATTCGAGGTTTTCGGTACGATCACAATGAAGTACTCAGAGGGGTTTACAAAGGTGCTCCCATCCGTGCTCACAGTAGCATGTCATGGAATCTGCTTTATAAGCCTCACTGTGGCGCTTAAATATCTTCCCGTCAGTAACGTGTATGCGATCTGGGCGGGAGTGGGAACAGCCTTGATGGCTTTCCTGGGACTGGTTATTTTCAATGAGCCTTTACCGCTGCAGAAAGTGGTGGCGACGACGTTGATTATTGCCGGCGTGGTCATTCTGAATTTGGGCGAAGGCAAAAAAGCCGAAGAACAAGTGGCGAAAGTTGAAACCACACACATTGAGCCGATTCCATCGGCCGTGGTAGTGCCGGTTCCAGCCGCTCCTGTGGTCTCGGCGGCGCCGCGCAACGCGGGTTGA
- a CDS encoding NADPH-dependent FMN reductase has protein sequence MKVFMFAASLRHGSYNKKLIRVAAEMVQDLPFCEVDLCEFNEFPLPMYDADLENSKGIPQGAKDLGKKFTEADAIIISSPEYNGSIPGTFKNAIDWLSRLKPVPIEKKHILLLGASPGALGAVRGNLHARVPLHVLKSYVYPEYFGVAKADDAFDKDGKLKDEKQIEKLQAMIADFIHFASRKETPFEKLTEFVDEKIHQQHN, from the coding sequence ATGAAAGTCTTTATGTTTGCGGCGTCTTTGCGCCACGGTTCTTACAACAAAAAACTGATCCGGGTCGCCGCAGAAATGGTGCAAGATCTGCCTTTTTGCGAGGTGGATCTTTGCGAATTCAACGAATTTCCCCTGCCGATGTATGACGCTGACCTGGAAAACTCCAAGGGCATTCCTCAAGGTGCCAAGGACCTGGGAAAGAAATTTACCGAGGCCGACGCCATTATCATTTCAAGTCCTGAATACAACGGAAGCATTCCTGGTACATTCAAGAATGCCATTGACTGGCTGTCTCGCTTAAAACCGGTACCCATTGAAAAGAAGCACATCCTGCTGCTGGGCGCTTCTCCTGGGGCACTAGGTGCCGTGCGGGGAAACTTGCACGCACGTGTGCCCTTGCATGTTCTAAAATCCTATGTGTATCCAGAATATTTTGGCGTGGCGAAAGCCGACGACGCTTTTGACAAAGATGGAAAGCTCAAAGACGAAAAGCAGATTGAAAAGCTGCAGGCCATGATTGCGGATTTTATCCACTTTGCCTCCAGAAAAGAGACGCCATTTGAAAAGCTCACAGAATTTGTGGATGAAAAGATCCACCAACAACACAACTAG
- a CDS encoding Fpg/Nei family DNA glycosylase encodes MPEIAEVETVRRHLDKALRGKRIKEVIYEDKDRHLFAFAPAKEVKKALEGARITGTGRKGKYFWLELDRKPWPLFHLGMSGNISLLTDPSDARHRNIWGGKKLWSLEDESEHSMIWFCRLLLRLDKKIEMAFSDPRRFGRMWLTDDPWQHPRIAKLGFDPLLDFPTAKALYERLHKRKKSIKGLMLDQGLFAGIGNWLGDEILFQARISPHRLASDLTLAEVTTIRRVTLSVVRKAIAVDADYERFPKTWLFHERWGKSKTAKTHKGHKIKHEDIAGRTTAWVPDWQS; translated from the coding sequence ATGCCAGAGATTGCCGAAGTCGAAACCGTGCGCCGTCATCTTGACAAAGCTCTGCGCGGCAAAAGGATCAAAGAAGTCATTTATGAAGACAAAGACAGACACCTTTTCGCCTTTGCCCCAGCCAAAGAAGTGAAAAAGGCCCTGGAAGGAGCCCGCATCACCGGCACCGGCAGGAAAGGAAAGTATTTCTGGCTGGAGCTGGATCGTAAGCCCTGGCCATTGTTTCACCTGGGCATGAGCGGAAACATCTCGCTGCTGACGGATCCCTCAGACGCCAGACACCGCAATATCTGGGGCGGCAAAAAACTGTGGAGTCTTGAAGATGAAAGCGAACACAGCATGATTTGGTTTTGCCGGTTGCTGCTTCGACTGGATAAAAAAATCGAAATGGCTTTCAGTGACCCGCGCCGCTTTGGCCGGATGTGGCTGACGGACGATCCGTGGCAACATCCACGCATTGCCAAGCTGGGCTTTGACCCTCTGTTGGATTTCCCGACAGCCAAAGCGTTGTATGAACGTCTGCACAAGCGAAAGAAATCCATCAAAGGACTGATGCTGGATCAGGGGCTATTCGCGGGGATTGGCAACTGGCTGGGAGATGAAATTTTGTTTCAGGCGCGCATCTCGCCCCATCGTCTGGCCTCGGATCTGACGCTGGCTGAAGTGACCACCATACGCAGAGTGACTTTGTCAGTCGTGAGAAAAGCCATTGCCGTGGATGCGGACTATGAGCGCTTTCCCAAGACGTGGCTTTTCCACGAACGCTGGGGCAAGTCAAAAACTGCCAAAACCCACAAGGGACACAAAATAAAACATGAGGACATTGCCGGACGCACCACTGCGTGGGTCCCGGACTGGCAGAGCTAG
- a CDS encoding tail fiber protein yields the protein MKKKFMTVSALLLLQLVSTVCLAWDDPFRNECDLGEVKAFVATVQPNSEKWAKADGRVIDLMSNVTLFSIYGNKFGGDGIRTFAYPFIKDVTADALTFSYYVCTKGIFPTTTGGSSSVSFIKQYPLSMRYDLSNFSRLDDHSALAESSGAYSLAVFDDLKFTNHRADDLVRFPNVILPGGIENNDDGHSKLYNYVVVNGEWPSGGANCEKGEVLFGLWKHDAPANTKEFVPSSPITASLADGQLRTAPRIFVCQ from the coding sequence ATGAAAAAGAAATTTATGACGGTCTCTGCACTTCTTCTTCTGCAACTGGTGTCCACGGTTTGTCTGGCCTGGGACGACCCTTTCCGCAATGAATGTGACCTGGGGGAAGTGAAGGCGTTTGTGGCCACCGTACAGCCGAATTCAGAAAAATGGGCGAAGGCCGACGGTCGGGTTATTGATTTGATGAGTAACGTCACGTTGTTCTCGATTTACGGAAATAAATTTGGCGGGGATGGAATCAGAACTTTTGCATATCCATTTATTAAGGATGTCACTGCCGATGCTTTGACCTTTTCATATTACGTTTGCACCAAGGGGATTTTTCCAACCACGACTGGCGGCTCCAGCTCTGTTTCCTTTATCAAGCAATACCCGCTGAGCATGCGTTATGATTTGAGTAACTTCAGCAGGCTGGATGATCATAGTGCTCTGGCTGAGAGTTCTGGAGCCTATAGCCTGGCTGTTTTTGATGATTTGAAGTTTACCAATCATAGGGCAGATGACCTGGTTCGTTTTCCGAATGTGATTCTGCCGGGTGGAATTGAGAATAACGATGATGGACACTCGAAGCTATACAACTATGTGGTTGTGAATGGGGAATGGCCTTCCGGTGGTGCCAACTGCGAAAAAGGGGAAGTGTTGTTTGGTTTATGGAAGCACGATGCTCCGGCTAACACCAAAGAATTTGTGCCTTCGTCTCCGATCACAGCATCACTGGCTGATGGCCAGCTGAGAACGGCTCCACGCATCTTTGTTTGTCAGTAA
- a CDS encoding DUF421 domain-containing protein codes for MTNPWWELILRAVIVYFFVFVLLRVIGKKQIGEFAPFDFVLLLIISEAVSNGLISDEYSVTGALILAATLVAVNSFVDYLSYKFKKVEEVVEGEPRVIIQNGQVIEKVRTSEGITQSELEATLREHGLKSFSDVLLGVLETNGKISIVPVSSIPPRPKADESPRPF; via the coding sequence ATGACGAACCCCTGGTGGGAACTGATACTTCGTGCAGTTATCGTATACTTTTTCGTATTCGTGCTGTTGCGGGTGATTGGTAAAAAGCAAATCGGCGAGTTCGCTCCGTTTGATTTTGTTCTGCTGCTGATTATCAGTGAAGCCGTCAGTAATGGATTGATATCGGATGAATACTCCGTCACCGGGGCCTTGATTCTGGCAGCCACCCTGGTGGCGGTGAACTCTTTTGTGGACTATCTTAGTTATAAGTTCAAAAAAGTCGAAGAAGTCGTTGAGGGCGAACCCCGGGTGATTATTCAAAACGGGCAGGTCATTGAAAAAGTGCGCACTTCCGAAGGAATCACTCAATCCGAACTTGAAGCCACGCTGCGGGAGCATGGCCTGAAGTCGTTTTCAGATGTTCTGCTGGGGGTTCTTGAAACCAATGGTAAAATCAGCATCGTACCAGTGTCTTCGATACCACCGCGGCCTAAGGCGGATGAGTCGCCCCGGCCCTTTTAA
- a CDS encoding chalcone isomerase family protein, translating to MKHLIAALATVLLSVNSMAALLTPEGTGEKVEKVTLSTSATANVESESLKLTSVGAGLRAKKVVFVNVKVYVGQLFVSNPETFKKTDAEALTSLKDQQAVAIQMHFLRGVDADNVQKSFKEALKANGVSSDEASVKQFLDSVAKGGEAKEGKALTVLGAKLKDGSEAVLYETTSGNVSEIKGPAGFIEKVFSIWLGKPSDDGVATLKKSILKK from the coding sequence ATGAAACACCTTATCGCAGCCCTTGCGACCGTTCTTTTGTCTGTAAACTCCATGGCAGCCCTGCTGACTCCGGAAGGAACCGGCGAAAAAGTGGAAAAAGTGACCCTGTCCACTTCCGCGACTGCCAATGTTGAAAGCGAATCCCTGAAACTGACTTCAGTGGGCGCAGGCCTGCGCGCCAAGAAAGTGGTTTTCGTGAACGTGAAAGTTTATGTGGGCCAGCTTTTCGTCAGCAATCCAGAAACCTTCAAGAAAACCGATGCTGAAGCCCTGACTTCACTGAAGGATCAGCAAGCCGTTGCCATCCAAATGCACTTCCTGCGTGGTGTGGATGCCGATAACGTGCAAAAGTCTTTCAAAGAAGCACTTAAAGCCAATGGCGTGAGTTCTGACGAAGCGTCCGTGAAACAATTCCTGGACTCTGTGGCAAAAGGTGGCGAAGCCAAAGAAGGCAAAGCGCTGACTGTATTGGGTGCTAAATTGAAAGACGGGTCTGAAGCTGTTCTTTACGAAACAACTTCCGGCAATGTTTCTGAAATCAAAGGCCCTGCAGGATTTATCGAAAAGGTGTTCTCTATCTGGCTGGGCAAACCATCTGATGATGGTGTAGCCACTTTGAAAAAATCCATCCTGAAAAAATAG
- a CDS encoding L,D-transpeptidase family protein, which yields MKSLWFALLILAPTTSFAIIKGDGFEMLSPDESRMLEVGLESSELPSLCPRAKEFADNARWDHSPISQKLDLVLVDKKRRLLHVMRHGQVLATYAVALGGNPQGHKKNEGDQRTPEGRYFFDLKKEKSEYHLGLRINYPNAKDLAEAKKNGIKNPGDSILIHGLPNSWVKRKVIRHPRDWTKGCMAVRDYEIEEIYANMDLGGMIEICP from the coding sequence ATGAAATCCCTTTGGTTCGCACTTCTGATTCTTGCCCCCACGACTTCTTTTGCCATCATCAAGGGCGATGGCTTTGAAATGCTCAGCCCTGATGAAAGCCGCATGCTGGAAGTGGGCTTGGAATCTTCAGAGCTTCCCAGCCTGTGCCCGCGCGCCAAAGAGTTCGCTGATAATGCCCGCTGGGATCACTCCCCCATTTCGCAAAAATTGGATCTCGTGCTGGTCGATAAAAAACGCCGTCTGCTGCATGTGATGCGCCACGGGCAAGTACTGGCAACATATGCTGTCGCTCTTGGCGGAAACCCGCAAGGCCACAAGAAAAACGAAGGCGACCAGCGCACTCCGGAAGGCCGTTACTTCTTTGATCTGAAAAAAGAAAAGAGCGAATATCATCTGGGCCTTCGTATCAATTATCCCAATGCCAAAGATCTTGCGGAAGCCAAAAAGAACGGCATCAAAAATCCGGGCGACAGTATTTTGATTCACGGTCTGCCCAACAGCTGGGTCAAACGCAAAGTCATCCGCCATCCCCGCGATTGGACCAAGGGATGCATGGCTGTTCGTGATTATGAAATTGAAGAAATTTACGCAAACATGGATTTGGGCGGAATGATCGAAATCTGCCCTTAA